The proteins below are encoded in one region of Caulobacter henricii:
- a CDS encoding O-antigen ligase family protein translates to MLLLYSGGWALPLFGEKADESAAGFMRVAYLPAYAAGFLLIALNPRNLLRVLVRQPLLIVLMLIVIGSTFWSIAPDVTTRRAFAVTCTTLGGLALAARYKWAELAEVVGATFVVLIVASFIVCLAVPSIGVMTELFPGAWRGLWMEKNGLGGLMALGFCLLSAAALLNPQRAKLWWPFAGLALVLVLMSTSKTSLASLLVGAAALVFVLIARRSPAASAAITWTGVTGVLLVAGFLLVASDVFFAILGKDATLTGRTEIWSAAMRQIELRPWTGYGYAAVWDNKSGWGPFAWISKDAGFQAHHAHNSWIEQWLGMGIIGLAAWGLFYLQTLTLAIIAVFRERGALLVFPFLVVYTLVSLTESIAVVYNDFRWALFVTFAAKLAFSDRQQAS, encoded by the coding sequence ATGCTGCTGCTCTACAGCGGCGGCTGGGCCCTACCGCTTTTTGGTGAAAAGGCCGACGAGTCCGCCGCAGGCTTCATGCGCGTCGCCTATCTGCCCGCCTATGCCGCAGGCTTTCTGCTGATCGCGCTTAATCCTCGCAACCTGCTGCGGGTGCTGGTTCGCCAGCCTCTGTTGATCGTGCTGATGCTGATCGTGATTGGCTCGACCTTCTGGTCCATAGCGCCGGACGTCACGACCCGTCGCGCGTTTGCGGTCACCTGCACCACCCTGGGCGGACTGGCGCTCGCCGCCCGCTACAAGTGGGCTGAACTGGCCGAGGTGGTGGGGGCGACCTTTGTGGTGCTGATCGTTGCCAGTTTCATTGTCTGTCTGGCCGTGCCGTCGATCGGGGTGATGACGGAGCTGTTCCCTGGAGCCTGGAGAGGGCTGTGGATGGAGAAGAACGGGCTCGGGGGGCTGATGGCACTCGGCTTCTGTTTGCTCTCGGCTGCCGCTCTGCTCAATCCCCAGAGGGCAAAGCTTTGGTGGCCCTTCGCAGGCCTGGCACTGGTGCTGGTCCTGATGTCCACATCCAAGACGTCCCTGGCCTCTCTTCTCGTCGGGGCGGCGGCCTTGGTCTTTGTTCTGATCGCCAGACGGAGCCCCGCAGCCAGCGCGGCCATCACCTGGACGGGCGTGACCGGCGTTCTGCTGGTGGCAGGGTTCCTGCTCGTGGCTTCCGATGTGTTCTTTGCCATTCTTGGCAAGGACGCCACCCTGACAGGCCGAACGGAGATCTGGAGTGCGGCCATGCGCCAGATCGAACTCAGACCCTGGACCGGCTATGGCTACGCTGCCGTTTGGGACAACAAATCCGGATGGGGCCCTTTTGCCTGGATCTCCAAGGATGCTGGGTTCCAGGCCCACCATGCTCACAACTCCTGGATCGAGCAGTGGCTTGGTATGGGCATCATCGGCCTGGCGGCCTGGGGTCTGTTCTATCTTCAGACCCTGACCCTGGCGATCATCGCCGTGTTCCGTGAGCGCGGAGCGCTGCTCGTCTTTCCGTTTCTGGTTGTCTACACCCTGGTGTCGCTGACTGAGAGCATCGCGGTGGTCTACAACGACTTTCGCTGGGCGCTTTTTGTGACGTTTGCGGCCAAACTGGCCTTCTCGGACCGGCAGCAGGCGAGCTAA
- a CDS encoding sterol desaturase family protein — translation MAIILGFLVYVALVGLAWWSVLQVVPGQVSLTLLGRTLQTDSAHEHINNAALIFLLLPSALWIEAVTVGWSKSSARQLLFCPTASLKSDLACFVLGQARILDIVGRVLMLGASMVSGAWVQNWLRTTTGLDIGPPPVPLPLQVVFYFYVYTFFDYWTHRLDHTRRFWPLHRYHHSASDFGVITAGRQHPAAFTGVFVVNLPMAVLGAPADVMIYVNVLVVGIGFLIHSRIDANWGWVGRYLIQSPNHHRLHHKLDMSHPTGHFAIAPIWDWMFGTWYGDADASIAIGVDTPYRHGLFVLRDMLRDYLHFWIGLFGGRNDGPDSDLSLLPKPRAAKL, via the coding sequence TTGGCGATCATTCTCGGCTTTCTGGTCTATGTTGCCCTGGTGGGCCTGGCATGGTGGAGCGTCCTGCAGGTCGTACCGGGCCAGGTGTCTCTGACCCTGCTGGGCCGGACGCTGCAGACGGATTCGGCGCATGAGCACATCAACAATGCCGCCCTGATCTTCCTGCTCCTGCCTTCGGCACTCTGGATCGAGGCGGTTACCGTTGGATGGTCGAAGAGTTCGGCCCGCCAGCTGCTCTTTTGCCCCACCGCCTCACTGAAGTCTGATCTGGCCTGCTTTGTCCTGGGCCAGGCCCGCATTCTCGACATTGTCGGGCGCGTTTTGATGCTGGGGGCCTCGATGGTTTCCGGCGCCTGGGTTCAGAACTGGCTGCGGACCACCACGGGCCTGGATATCGGGCCACCGCCGGTGCCATTGCCGCTCCAGGTCGTGTTCTATTTCTATGTCTACACCTTCTTCGACTACTGGACCCACCGGCTGGACCACACCCGCCGCTTCTGGCCTCTGCACCGCTATCACCATTCAGCGAGCGACTTTGGCGTGATCACCGCCGGTCGTCAGCACCCGGCGGCCTTTACAGGTGTCTTTGTGGTCAATCTGCCGATGGCTGTTCTCGGTGCGCCGGCGGATGTGATGATCTACGTCAATGTCCTTGTGGTGGGCATTGGCTTCCTGATCCATTCGAGGATTGACGCGAACTGGGGATGGGTCGGTCGCTATCTGATCCAGTCGCCCAATCATCACCGCCTGCACCACAAGCTGGATATGAGCCATCCTACGGGGCACTTCGCGATCGCTCCGATCTGGGACTGGATGTTCGGCACCTGGTACGGCGACGCGGATGCGTCAATCGCCATTGGCGTCGACACACCCTACCGGCATGGATTGTTCGTCCTGCGCGACATGCTGCGTGACTATCTGCACTTCTGGATCGGTCTGTTCGGGGGGCGCAATGATGGGCCGGATTCGGACCTGTCTCTGCTACCGAAGCCCCGTGCCGCGAAGCTCTAG